ttcatatttattttctttagagATGTGTATTTTCTGAGTTCAGTGGGGGAGATACTGCTTAATTACTTCTCACTGTTTTTATGAGACCTCAACAACGATACTGAATTTGTTTGTACAACTTGtgattacaatttttttacAGGAATTCAGGTTTTTCATGTTATTATCAGGAAGTttacttgtttttttcttttggactgTACTTCAATCCTGATGAGAACAGATCGAGATCATTTGATGACTCTTCTGTGGTGTCAGCTTGATTAGCTGGCTTTTGCACCGGTAGCAGCCGGCAAAAGTAATCTAAGTACATCCTTAAATTTATAACTACATGGACATCAGGGCATTCAAGAATTTTGGCAGCCTGCCTGCTGGCTGGAAATTAAAACTCAAGTTTTCAGCTTGCAAGAGTAACAAACTGGTCCAAACACCGTGCATCTTTTAAGTCATTGTCGTTTGCCTTTTGCTCTGGCTATTTGATGCTGTCTTGAAGGCATACACTACAACACTCGTTTCTAACATCATGTCaacaaaacttatttaaaattGTACTGAAGTAGTTTTAATGGCTGATATGTTGATTCATTTTCATGTGAAGAATACAAACAATTTCATCCATATTGTAATTACTGCATGAAAACATATCACTATAAAAAGTGATGGGAAGTCATATTACTCTGTCAGTACTTTTTGGTACTTGCATCCAAATTGTTGGCCAATCACTGCAGAGCAAATGTTGCCGGACAGTAATTCAGTGTAAGTTAGATCTTGAAAGTCTTTAACTCCAATTGTTTGACCTTAATCTATTCTCATCCTTCAACCATGGGAAACTTTATTATATTAGAGAATTCCTTTCCTCTGAAGTTTCTCTATGATTCGTAGTACAATGCAAAAAAGGCCTCGACCTTTTTACCACTCTCACCTAATCTAATTGTTgtgaagaaaaagagagagagagagaagtggcAGTTGATGATGTTAGTCTCTACTGTCTGGGCCCAGTATGATTACAAGAATGACATGCTAATTGGTTTGTTAAGCTGTTATGGAAGTCGGATGGTGCCTTATCCTATCTTGAGGCTACCTCCACTATGCACATATATAATTGTATCaattaatcaatttattaaattaaatgttaaaataaCCATATGAAAGGAAACTCATGATTTTAGAATTGATAATGTTTAACGCATTACTCTCGATTGGGAGAATCGAACCCGCGCCTCGAAGGCTCGAACAGACAATGTGCAAAAGAATGAGACTAGGGATTTACCACCAATCTTCATCCTTTTAGCGTGTATTAGGTGTGTAAGTGTGGTGTACACATATAGTAGCTTGTGCGCTTGCACCTTCAGCATAACCGAAACAAAGTAATGTGAAGAAGACTACCTGAAACAACTAAATGCAAAAATTGTGCACTTCCACTATATGTATATGAAATTCTAGAAATTTCTCTCTAATGTTGTGAACTTTTTACTTGTCTGGTATACTGCATCATCGTAGATATCAGAGATACTTGACTATTTTCtgtgtactcccttcgtttcatataTTATAAATTGCTTTGACTTTttgatttttattaaattatagaaaaatataacaagatAATTATAGTTTTATTAAGtttagcattgaatatattttgatagttttatttatgttgaaaatattgttatattttttataaatttgatgaaAGCTAAAGAAGTTTAACTTagaaacttataatatgaaacggaggtagtagttgactagtattttctttcttttgataAGATTTTCCCCATTATTTAAGACCCCTCTTCCCACAATCCCATTGTTAGATTCAATCGAGCCTGAATCTAAGCCATTCTCTGCCCCCCGGCCCAGAGAACCAGGTCAGTCAAAACCTTCTCTTTCTcccaaaaaggcaaaaaaaaaaaaaaccctgctGAGAGAGACACACTGAGCAAAAGAGGCTATATAAGTAACAGGTGCAGCTAAGTCAAGAGTAATCCCTCTTCAAAtccaagagtttttttttctccctctttTTTCTTTGGCATTTCACCCCAGAGATCAGaaaaccaaagccaaatcctctcCTCATCTCCTCGCATGCAACCACGTACACCTCCTCGTCTATGATGGCTTCCTCCCGCGCCGCGCTGCTCGTCGCtgttctcctcctcctgctggtctcctccctctccgtccGAGCCGAGGCGGATCAGGTGGCGCGAgcgccggcgctggcgccggACGTTGCCGCGGCGAGCTGGGTACAGCAGGGATCGCaggaagcggcggcgccggggcggcCTGGAATGGGCATGGGCAAGAAcggcgcggcgaggtggaggaggacggcggggcggcgcggccggggaggaggaggaggaggcaccgGCGCGTGGGCGTTCTCGGCGATGCTGCCCCGTGGGTTCGTGCCGCCGTCGGGATCGTCGGCGTGCCACAACGAcatgccggccgccgccgccgacgcggagtTCTTcgtgtgcggcggcggcgacgggagccCGTgatcgtcgacgacgacgacgacgaagacggcCGTGTTCGTTCCTGCCTGCCCGGTGCTGGACTTGTTCGATCAACAAATGAAGATCCAGTTCCAAGAGCTCATTCAAGAATAGGATGATGAGTTAGTTCTTGTTTCGATTCGTCACCTTCTCGGCTTCTCCCCTGTTCTTGAATTTGTAAAAAGGCGGAAAAAAACTTTTGTCCTCCGAAAATGAGTGCTTACACTACAATCTCTTGGACATTCCAGCTCTGTAAACTCCGATCTTCTTTAACTGCTCTTTGCTCTGAACCTGAGTGAACTTCAGAAAGGAGTTTCTTTTGTTTGCCATTGTTCTTACGAACATCTTCTCTGTTATTGTTTTTGTTGTTAAACCATCTGATCTGATACTAACTCAGAACATCATCTGAATACGATCATACAGATGACTCTCAAGTGTTAATTCCCGCTCGTTCTTGAGGCCGTCTGATCATGTCTGAACCGGTACTAAATCTTCCGGTCTGTCACTGCATTTATCGATTCAATCTCTCTTGTCCATGTGAGCTTAGCACACACAAATGCACACAacgcaagaaaaagaaaaaaaacagagaggatGCTTTAGTCGTTTCTTTAAAGGAGAAAAAATATAGTGATTAATACAGGTAATGATCCACTTGTTCCAGAAACAACAATGACTAGCTGGTCCTGCATTCCACCATGGGTGAGGGTGACATCATTAAGCTAAGATTAAGCTATGCTTAGGCTGCATGTCAAGCAGTAGTAGCTCTCGCAGTTTCTTGGAGGCAGGAGCAGATCAAGCTAGCTTGGTGATGTGATGCTTTCCGGCGCCCTTCCGATCTTAAGCGTGCGGATTAAGGGAGGCCAATTGAACTA
The Oryza sativa Japonica Group chromosome 6, ASM3414082v1 DNA segment above includes these coding regions:
- the LOC9271037 gene encoding uncharacterized protein encodes the protein MMASSRAALLVAVLLLLLVSSLSVRAEADQVARAPALAPDVAAASWVQQGSQEAAAPGRPGMGMGKNGAARWRRTAGRRGRGGGGGGTGAWAFSAMLPRGFVPPSGSSACHNDMPAAAADAEFFVCGGGDGSP